In Aliarcobacter faecis, a genomic segment contains:
- a CDS encoding IS110 family RNA-guided transposase, producing the protein MYSIGLDISKSTVDIFIPINQSNIKIKNSMQAIKSFYSKLQRLYKKDIDKLVFVFEPTGTYSNLLKKFCSERNIKCFIINPKKSINFAKAIGQRNKSDIQDSVMLSKMLVTALADEIKVPIINIVVEELHELISYYKFLLKQRTQYKNHLEAISTRNHSSVVTKNIIKEIKLLNIKIDNIIKEMKELIKSDKDLWEAFNNILTIKGVGDILAIVLLHHFIKYPYTNQKEIISLAGLDPISKSSGTSIQSKAKISKAGSKLCRSTLFMAVMVAVRFNDELKIYYERLKQRGKHTTVTQIAVMRKIIIIAHSLYKNNEKYDEKKCIKFVA; encoded by the coding sequence ATGTATTCTATCGGATTAGACATAAGTAAATCAACTGTTGATATTTTTATTCCTATAAATCAATCAAATATCAAAATAAAGAATAGTATGCAAGCAATAAAAAGTTTTTACTCAAAACTACAAAGGCTTTATAAAAAGGATATAGATAAATTAGTTTTTGTTTTTGAACCTACAGGAACTTATTCAAATTTATTAAAAAAGTTTTGTAGTGAGAGGAATATTAAATGTTTTATTATTAATCCTAAAAAAAGTATTAACTTTGCAAAAGCAATAGGACAGAGAAATAAATCCGATATACAAGATTCGGTAATGCTTTCAAAGATGCTTGTAACTGCTTTAGCTGATGAAATTAAAGTACCTATAATAAATATTGTTGTTGAAGAGCTACATGAACTTATATCTTATTATAAATTTTTACTAAAACAAAGAACACAATATAAAAATCATTTAGAAGCAATAAGTACAAGAAATCATAGTAGTGTAGTTACTAAAAATATTATAAAAGAAATTAAATTGCTTAACATTAAAATTGATAATATAATTAAAGAAATGAAAGAACTCATAAAAAGTGATAAAGATTTATGGGAAGCATTCAACAACATATTAACAATAAAAGGTGTTGGAGATATTTTAGCAATTGTTTTACTTCATCATTTTATAAAATATCCATATACAAATCAAAAAGAGATTATTTCACTAGCAGGATTAGACCCTATTAGTAAAAGCTCAGGAACATCAATACAAAGTAAAGCCAAAATATCAAAAGCTGGTTCAAAACTATGTAGAAGCACATTATTTATGGCAGTTATGGTAGCAGTAAGATTTAATGATGAGCTAAAGATTTATTATGAAAGATTAAAACAAAGAGGTAAGCATACTACAGTAACTCAAATAGCTGTAATGAGGAAAATAATTATTATTGCACATTCATTATATAAGAATAATGAAAAATATGATGAAAAGAAATGTATAAAGTTTGTTGCCTAA
- a CDS encoding choice-of-anchor K domain-containing protein, translated as MPVDPIDPSKPLDPKDPIAGTKGAVAVEGEDLVFSVKVTDSVTPQEYDFKVEGLTATEGEDFTTNNVEFTNGVTYDSATGKITVPAHVTEFDVVIKTVDDKIIEDTETLKVTVGDSSAYGYILDNDEEDITITPDPDPKDPNDPKDLDSKGSRVEEGEVAEFKVKVTESSKDQTATITITSGTADKGEDFLNPSETQEIVVKYADGTEVTVAPNADGTYSVNVPAGQTTFVVGVKTYDDLTIEDTENFGLSVKVGDKTSSVIGTILDNDVAEAEITPKEPEEPIVPVPVDPIDPSKPLDPKDPIAGTKGAVAVEGEDLVFSVKVTDSVTPQEYDFKVEGLTATEGEDFTTNNVEFTNGVTYDSATGKITVPAHVTEFDVVIKTVDDKIIEDTETLKVTVGDSSAYGYILDNDEEDITITPDPDPKDPNDPKDLDSKGSRVEEGEVAEFKVKVTESSKDQTATITITSGTADKGEDFLNPSETQEIVVKYADGTEVTVAPNADGTYSVNVPAGQTTFVVGVKTYDDLTIEDTENFGLSVKVGDKTSSVIGTILDNDVAEAEITPKEPEEPIVPVPVDPIDPSKPLDPKDPIAGTKGAVAVEGEDLVFSVKVTDSVTPQEYDFKVEGLTATEGEDFTTNNVEFTNGVTYDSATGKITVPAHVTEFDVVIKTVDDKIIEDTETLKVTVGDSSAYGYILDNDEEDITITPDPDPKDPNDPKDLDSKGSRVEEGEVAEFKVKVTESSKDQTATITITSGTADKGEDFLNPSETQEIVVKYADGTEVTVAPNADGTYSVNVPAGQTTFVVGVKTYDDLTIEDTENFGLSVKVGDKTSSVIGTILDNDVAEAEITPKEPEEPIVPVPVDPIDPSKPLDPKDPIAGTKGAVAVEGEDLVFSVKVTDSVTPQEYDFKVEGLTATEGEDFTTNNVEFTNGVTYDSATGKITVPAHVTEFDVVIKTVDDKIIEDTETLKVTVGDSSAYGYILDNDVNIPPVIKNIQDIYVYEKGLDNGTSKGDGSNITKGAFTLESFYGLSNITVGNTVIKISDLIAGNSIPPIAVPNGTLKITGYDNGKVSYEYTLTQAHSHDKSKGEDVLALKDIVIKATDINGDTTTGKINLGIYDDNPRTSIDDSNAGGQILVVTVGQVDVGNMKAEFTTWKGGNSYTGATNTDTIPGKDTLTWGDASNKSGYDFKGNTTYKNMSENVINTQLNLGTFTHTNQPITAGSEITQATLRVELDVVIDGETVHIVHDIVLDHNETSNSGTAEQNRDIVTIKEQSFSQKINVGGKEYLFVIDGFLDKSGNIVKQVYTWEAGQQPAGQTNYNSFDLFASIVSTDPLPKIEGNAYGDDAGSNAIFGADGKATNNAIVWQNGVVQTDGSTKIVGTYGTLIVDKNGHYVFELNRATYDNFKENDDKTATFKYTITDADGDSRDSYVNIKLNGAIYENDDNIGRTIEGTADNDIIYGKEGNDYIYGGAGDDTIYGNGGRDVIYGGAGNDTIYTDLSTKNGVTYGDVFIDGGTGYDKLVLSGNDDIDLSVIRGKVSIKNIEEIDLTAGNHSLKNLKLEDVVDMTDGKNELYIKGNIGDKVQLNLNEWDVKATNNGYKEYTGKGSNSTVKLIIDDQIDVTNI; from the coding sequence GTGCCAGTAGATCCGATAGATCCAAGTAAACCACTAGATCCAAAAGATCCAATAGCAGGAACAAAAGGAGCAGTAGCAGTTGAAGGTGAAGATTTAGTATTTAGTGTAAAAGTAACAGATAGCGTAACTCCACAAGAGTATGATTTTAAAGTAGAGGGATTAACAGCTACAGAGGGAGAGGACTTTACAACAAATAATGTAGAGTTTACAAATGGAGTAACATATGATTCAGCTACAGGGAAAATAACAGTACCAGCTCATGTAACAGAGTTTGATGTAGTAATAAAAACAGTAGATGATAAAATCATAGAAGATACAGAGACATTAAAAGTAACAGTAGGTGATTCAAGTGCATATGGATATATATTAGATAATGATGAAGAAGATATTACAATAACACCAGATCCAGATCCAAAAGATCCAAATGATCCAAAAGATTTAGATTCAAAAGGATCAAGAGTAGAAGAGGGAGAAGTAGCAGAGTTTAAAGTAAAAGTAACAGAGTCAAGTAAAGATCAGACTGCAACAATTACAATAACAAGTGGAACAGCTGACAAAGGTGAAGACTTTTTAAATCCAAGTGAGACACAAGAAATAGTAGTTAAATATGCAGATGGAACAGAAGTAACAGTAGCTCCAAATGCAGATGGGACATATAGTGTAAATGTACCAGCAGGACAAACAACGTTTGTAGTTGGAGTAAAAACATATGATGATTTAACTATAGAGGATACAGAGAACTTTGGATTAAGTGTAAAAGTTGGAGATAAAACGTCAAGTGTAATAGGAACAATATTAGATAATGATGTAGCAGAAGCAGAGATAACACCAAAAGAACCAGAGGAACCAATAGTACCAGTGCCAGTAGATCCGATAGATCCAAGTAAACCACTAGATCCAAAAGATCCAATAGCAGGAACAAAAGGAGCAGTAGCAGTTGAAGGTGAAGATTTAGTATTTAGTGTAAAAGTAACAGATAGCGTAACTCCACAAGAGTATGATTTTAAAGTAGAGGGATTAACAGCTACAGAGGGAGAGGACTTTACAACAAATAATGTAGAGTTTACAAATGGAGTAACATATGATTCAGCTACAGGGAAAATAACAGTACCAGCTCATGTAACAGAGTTTGATGTAGTAATAAAAACAGTAGATGATAAAATCATAGAAGATACAGAGACATTAAAAGTAACAGTAGGTGATTCAAGTGCATATGGATATATATTAGATAATGATGAAGAAGATATTACAATAACACCAGATCCAGATCCAAAAGATCCAAATGATCCAAAAGATTTAGATTCAAAAGGATCAAGAGTAGAAGAGGGAGAAGTAGCAGAGTTTAAAGTAAAAGTAACAGAGTCAAGTAAAGATCAGACTGCAACAATTACAATAACAAGTGGAACAGCTGACAAAGGTGAAGACTTTTTAAATCCAAGTGAGACACAAGAAATAGTAGTTAAATATGCAGATGGAACAGAAGTAACAGTAGCTCCAAATGCAGATGGGACATATAGTGTAAATGTACCAGCAGGACAAACAACGTTTGTAGTTGGAGTAAAAACATATGATGATTTAACTATAGAGGATACAGAGAACTTTGGATTAAGTGTAAAAGTTGGAGATAAAACGTCAAGTGTAATAGGAACAATATTAGATAATGATGTAGCAGAAGCAGAGATAACACCAAAAGAACCAGAGGAACCAATAGTACCAGTGCCAGTAGATCCGATAGATCCAAGTAAACCACTAGATCCAAAAGATCCAATAGCAGGAACAAAAGGAGCAGTAGCAGTTGAAGGTGAAGATTTAGTATTTAGTGTAAAAGTAACAGATAGCGTAACTCCACAAGAGTATGATTTTAAAGTAGAGGGATTAACAGCTACAGAGGGAGAGGACTTTACAACAAATAATGTAGAGTTTACAAATGGAGTAACATATGATTCAGCTACAGGGAAAATAACAGTACCAGCTCATGTAACAGAGTTTGATGTAGTAATAAAAACAGTAGATGATAAAATCATAGAAGATACAGAGACATTAAAAGTAACAGTAGGTGATTCAAGTGCATATGGATATATATTAGATAATGATGAAGAAGATATTACAATAACACCAGATCCAGATCCAAAAGATCCAAATGATCCAAAAGATTTAGATTCAAAAGGATCAAGAGTAGAAGAGGGAGAAGTAGCAGAGTTTAAAGTAAAAGTAACAGAGTCAAGTAAAGATCAGACTGCAACAATTACAATAACAAGTGGAACAGCTGACAAAGGTGAAGACTTTTTAAATCCAAGTGAGACACAAGAAATAGTAGTTAAATATGCAGATGGAACAGAAGTAACAGTAGCTCCAAATGCAGATGGGACATATAGTGTAAATGTACCAGCAGGACAAACAACGTTTGTAGTTGGAGTAAAAACATATGATGATTTAACTATAGAGGATACAGAGAACTTTGGATTAAGTGTAAAAGTTGGAGATAAAACGTCAAGTGTAATAGGAACAATATTAGATAATGATGTAGCAGAAGCAGAGATAACACCAAAAGAACCAGAGGAACCAATAGTACCAGTGCCAGTAGATCCGATAGATCCAAGTAAACCACTAGATCCAAAAGATCCAATAGCAGGAACAAAAGGAGCAGTAGCAGTTGAAGGTGAAGATTTAGTATTTAGTGTAAAAGTAACAGATAGCGTAACTCCACAAGAGTATGATTTTAAAGTAGAGGGATTAACAGCTACAGAGGGAGAGGACTTTACAACAAATAATGTAGAGTTTACAAATGGAGTAACATATGATTCAGCTACAGGGAAAATAACAGTACCAGCTCATGTAACAGAGTTTGATGTAGTAATAAAAACAGTAGATGATAAAATCATAGAAGATACAGAGACATTAAAAGTAACAGTAGGTGATTCAAGTGCATATGGATATATATTAGATAATGATGTAAATATACCACCTGTTATTAAAAATATTCAAGATATCTATGTTTATGAAAAAGGTTTAGATAATGGAACAAGCAAAGGAGATGGAAGTAATATCACTAAAGGAGCATTTACTTTAGAATCTTTCTATGGCTTATCAAATATTACAGTAGGAAATACAGTTATAAAAATATCTGATTTAATAGCTGGAAATAGTATTCCACCTATTGCAGTTCCGAATGGAACATTAAAAATCACTGGATATGATAATGGTAAAGTTAGTTATGAATATACTTTAACTCAAGCACATAGCCATGATAAATCAAAAGGTGAGGATGTATTAGCACTTAAAGATATAGTAATTAAAGCAACAGATATTAATGGAGATACAACAACTGGAAAAATAAATTTAGGCATTTATGATGATAATCCAAGAACTTCAATAGATGATTCAAATGCTGGAGGACAAATTTTAGTTGTAACAGTTGGTCAAGTTGATGTTGGTAATATGAAAGCAGAGTTTACTACATGGAAAGGTGGTAATAGTTATACTGGAGCTACAAATACAGATACAATACCAGGTAAAGATACTTTAACATGGGGAGATGCTTCTAATAAATCTGGGTATGACTTTAAAGGAAATACAACATATAAAAATATGTCAGAAAATGTTATTAATACACAGTTAAATTTAGGTACATTTACACATACAAATCAACCTATTACAGCTGGTTCAGAAATTACTCAAGCAACACTTAGAGTTGAATTAGATGTAGTTATTGATGGAGAAACAGTACATATAGTACATGATATTGTACTTGATCATAATGAGACATCAAATAGTGGTACAGCAGAACAAAATAGAGATATAGTTACTATAAAAGAGCAATCATTCTCTCAAAAAATAAATGTTGGAGGAAAAGAGTATCTATTTGTAATAGATGGTTTTTTAGATAAGAGTGGAAATATTGTAAAACAGGTTTATACTTGGGAAGCTGGTCAACAACCAGCAGGGCAAACAAACTATAACTCATTTGATCTTTTTGCATCTATTGTTTCAACAGATCCTTTACCAAAAATAGAAGGTAATGCATATGGTGATGATGCAGGTTCAAATGCAATTTTTGGAGCAGATGGGAAAGCTACTAATAATGCTATTGTTTGGCAAAATGGTGTAGTTCAAACTGATGGTAGTACTAAAATAGTTGGAACATATGGTACTTTGATTGTAGATAAAAATGGTCACTATGTATTTGAGTTAAATAGAGCTACTTATGATAATTTTAAAGAAAATGATGATAAAACAGCTACTTTTAAATATACTATAACTGATGCAGATGGAGATAGTAGAGATAGTTATGTTAACATCAAATTAAATGGTGCTATATATGAAAATGATGATAATATAGGAAGGACTATTGAAGGTACAGCAGATAATGATATCATTTATGGAAAAGAAGGAAATGACTATATCTATGGTGGAGCTGGAGATGATACTATATATGGTAATGGTGGAAGAGATGTAATCTATGGTGGAGCAGGAAACGATACAATTTATACAGATTTAAGTACAAAAAATGGTGTTACTTATGGAGATGTGTTTATTGATGGTGGAACAGGATATGATAAATTAGTTCTTAGTGGTAATGATGATATTGATTTATCAGTTATTAGAGGAAAAGTTTCTATTAAAAATATAGAAGAGATAGATTTAACAGCTGGTAATCATTCATTAAAAAATTTAAAACTAGAAGATGTTGTAGATATGACTGATGGTAAAAATGAGTTATATATTAAAGGTAATATAGGAGATAAAGTTCAATTAAATTTAAATGAATGGGATGTTAAAGCTACTAATAATGGATACAAAGAGTATACAGGAAAAGGTTCAAACTCTACAGTTAAATTAATAATTGATGACCAAATAGATGTTACTAATATCTAA